One stretch of Bacteroidales bacterium DNA includes these proteins:
- a CDS encoding glycoside hydrolase family 20 protein has protein sequence MKKLTILSLFCLTLAGCLLFESCHQTACTPVPVSVIPKPVLTEPGSGCFQIGPETRILVCGKDPALVQDAGYLAGIFEKVAGVKLEIGKQEVNGKDALVKNAVLLLVDESQDSLGEEGYDLLVEKKGIRIMAHTPAGIFYGIQTLLQLLPVEVYDNQIVNDTRWTVSGVHIVDRPRYSWRGMHLDVSRHFFPVEFVKRYIDLIAMHKMNLFHWHLTDDNGWRIEIKKYPLLTEISAWHVDRQDQPWNECAPPEPGEKATYGGYYTQEQIREIVEYARQRHIRILPEIEMPGHSSEVFAAYPQLSCRGERLFVRPCTYWPNNDIYCAGNDSVFTFIEDILTEVMQLFPSPYIHIGGDEADKTQWVKCPKCQQRIREEKLKDERELQSYFVRRVEKFLNAHGRKLVGWDEILEGGLAPEATVMSWRGFEGGVTAASQGHEVIMCPVSHCYFDYYQGDPDFQPVSIGGFISLKKVYSFEPTPPDLTPEQAGFVLGGQGNLWTEFISSPEHATYMALPRMTALSEVLWSSKEYRNWEDFLERLQMQFLRFQRMNVHYSRGSYAVNIYTSFDSVTGKTLVKLTGEQFNPEIRYTADGSLPSKNSSRYAAPIPLDSSAFIRAVMYEGDSLMERPSEKKIIIHKATGKQVRYETRWNYRYPGFASTTLTDGLRGSDRFNDGYWQGFHGDNLEVLIDMGVADTIEHVRTGFLQQQRSWIFLPLNLQIAVSADGQSWEQFTVKNAVSPEAEGVIIRDFSVHLDKVPARYIRIIAENRGVCPAGHPGAGEKAWIFSDEVIIE, from the coding sequence ATGAAAAAGCTTACCATTCTTTCACTGTTTTGTCTCACACTCGCAGGATGCCTCCTTTTTGAATCCTGCCATCAGACAGCTTGCACCCCAGTGCCTGTTTCTGTCATTCCTAAGCCAGTACTGACTGAGCCCGGTTCGGGCTGTTTTCAGATCGGGCCGGAAACCAGGATCCTGGTATGCGGTAAAGATCCTGCTCTTGTGCAGGATGCGGGATATCTGGCAGGTATCTTTGAAAAAGTTGCAGGTGTCAAGCTGGAGATAGGGAAGCAGGAGGTCAATGGCAAGGATGCCCTGGTAAAGAACGCTGTTCTGCTCCTGGTGGATGAGTCACAGGATTCACTGGGTGAGGAGGGATACGACCTTCTGGTGGAAAAGAAAGGTATCCGGATCATGGCCCACACACCTGCCGGTATCTTTTATGGCATACAGACCCTGTTACAGCTTTTGCCAGTCGAAGTATATGATAACCAGATTGTTAATGATACACGGTGGACTGTTTCCGGCGTACACATCGTGGATAGGCCACGCTATTCCTGGAGGGGTATGCATTTGGATGTATCACGGCACTTTTTCCCGGTCGAATTTGTAAAACGTTACATTGACCTGATCGCCATGCATAAAATGAACCTGTTTCACTGGCATTTGACCGACGATAACGGATGGCGCATCGAAATCAAAAAATACCCTTTGCTTACGGAGATCTCTGCCTGGCATGTTGACCGGCAAGACCAGCCCTGGAATGAATGTGCACCACCAGAACCCGGTGAAAAAGCCACTTACGGAGGCTATTATACCCAGGAGCAGATCAGGGAAATCGTAGAATATGCACGTCAACGGCATATACGTATCCTGCCTGAAATTGAAATGCCCGGCCATTCCAGTGAGGTTTTTGCTGCCTATCCACAGCTCTCCTGCAGGGGCGAGCGGCTTTTCGTACGTCCGTGCACCTACTGGCCAAACAATGACATCTATTGTGCCGGGAACGACTCGGTATTTACGTTTATCGAAGATATCCTCACCGAAGTGATGCAACTCTTCCCCTCGCCCTATATTCATATCGGTGGTGATGAAGCGGATAAAACCCAGTGGGTAAAATGTCCGAAATGTCAGCAGAGGATCAGGGAAGAAAAGTTGAAGGATGAACGGGAACTGCAAAGTTATTTTGTCAGAAGGGTTGAGAAGTTCCTGAATGCTCACGGAAGGAAACTGGTGGGCTGGGATGAGATACTGGAAGGCGGATTGGCACCGGAGGCGACCGTGATGTCGTGGCGGGGCTTTGAAGGGGGTGTGACGGCAGCTTCACAGGGGCACGAGGTGATCATGTGCCCCGTTTCACACTGCTATTTTGATTACTATCAAGGCGATCCGGATTTTCAACCGGTTTCCATCGGAGGATTTATTTCCCTGAAAAAAGTTTACTCCTTTGAGCCAACACCACCCGATCTGACGCCTGAGCAAGCCGGGTTTGTGCTGGGCGGACAGGGAAATCTCTGGACGGAGTTCATCTCCAGTCCCGAGCATGCGACCTATATGGCTTTACCCCGAATGACAGCCCTTTCAGAAGTACTCTGGTCATCAAAGGAATACAGGAACTGGGAGGATTTCCTTGAACGCCTTCAAATGCAGTTTCTGCGTTTTCAGCGGATGAACGTCCATTACAGCAGAGGTTCCTATGCTGTTAATATCTATACTTCCTTCGATTCCGTAACGGGAAAGACCCTGGTTAAACTGACGGGTGAACAGTTCAATCCGGAGATCAGGTACACAGCGGATGGTTCCCTTCCATCGAAGAATTCGTCACGCTATGCCGCTCCCATACCCCTGGATTCATCGGCCTTCATCCGGGCTGTGATGTATGAGGGAGACTCCTTGATGGAAAGGCCTTCGGAAAAGAAGATCATCATTCACAAGGCAACAGGTAAACAAGTTCGTTATGAAACCCGCTGGAATTACAGGTATCCGGGTTTCGCATCCACCACTTTAACCGATGGGCTCCGGGGTTCTGACAGGTTCAACGATGGTTACTGGCAGGGATTCCATGGTGACAACCTTGAGGTTTTGATCGACATGGGGGTCGCAGACACCATAGAGCATGTGCGCACAGGTTTTCTGCAGCAGCAACGGAGCTGGATCTTTTTACCCCTCAACCTTCAAATCGCTGTTTCAGCTGATGGACAATCGTGGGAGCAATTTACGGTTAAGAATGCAGTATCTCCTGAAGCTGAAGGGGTCATCATCAGGGATTTTTCAGTTCACCTTGACAAAGTGCCTGCAAGGTATATCAGGATCATTGCGGAAAACAGGGGTGTTTGTCCGGCCGGACATCCAGGCGCAGGAGAAAAAGCCTGGATCTTCAGCGACGAAGTAATCATTGAATAA
- a CDS encoding Na+:solute symporter — MILSIADWIIIIGFFLLSLIIGLIVSKKSGKSYTEFFLSGRNMPWWLLGVSMVATTFSCDTPNLVTDLVRQRGVAGNWAWWAFLLTGMLTVFIYAKLWRRSKILTDLEFYEIRYSGKMASFVRGFRALYLGVLFNILIMALVSLAMIKIGAVMLGWSPVKTLVIIMSLTAIYSTLGGLRGVLLTDFFQFAIALIGAIGAAIYLINLPQVGGLSEMIHHPAVIPRLNMLPDFNDRDALVTLLILPLAVQWWSVWYPGAEPGGGGYIAQRMLAARSESGAVRATLLFNVMHYALRPWPWILVALASLIVFPDLASLQARFPDAGTQFVKHDFAYPAMLSLLPAGFLGLVVASLIAAYMSTISTHLNWGSSYIVHDFYRRFVNPEASERKLVLVGRISTLFLTAAALLFALLLSNALQAFNIVLQIGAGTGLIFILRWFWWRINAYSEITAMIVSFVMALYFQFLHPLTGLPELSTSLQLVTGVAVTSLSWLAVTFLTPRVDKSTLRNFYRLVRPGGPGWKRIVRDAAADDDPVEPSDPARWNVPAGILAMFLGCIFVFSLLFATGNWIYSNPVTAVILTLVSVLSGYVLFRVWRKII, encoded by the coding sequence ATGATTTTATCGATAGCAGACTGGATCATTATCATCGGTTTTTTTCTTCTTTCACTGATCATTGGATTGATTGTGTCCAAAAAGTCGGGTAAAAGTTATACCGAGTTTTTTCTGAGTGGAAGGAACATGCCCTGGTGGCTGCTGGGTGTCTCAATGGTGGCGACGACATTTTCCTGTGATACTCCCAATCTGGTGACCGATCTGGTACGGCAGAGGGGAGTGGCCGGGAACTGGGCCTGGTGGGCATTCCTTTTGACCGGGATGCTAACCGTTTTTATTTATGCAAAGTTGTGGAGGCGATCCAAAATCCTGACGGACCTTGAATTTTATGAGATCCGCTACAGCGGGAAAATGGCGTCTTTTGTCAGGGGGTTCAGGGCGCTTTATCTTGGTGTTTTATTCAATATCCTGATCATGGCCCTGGTGTCGCTGGCCATGATCAAGATCGGGGCGGTGATGCTGGGCTGGTCGCCTGTTAAAACGCTGGTCATCATCATGTCGCTGACCGCCATCTACAGTACGCTGGGTGGGCTCAGGGGGGTCTTGCTGACCGATTTTTTTCAGTTTGCCATTGCCCTGATTGGGGCGATCGGTGCAGCGATCTATTTGATCAATCTGCCTCAGGTGGGAGGGTTGAGCGAAATGATCCACCACCCTGCCGTGATCCCCAGGTTGAACATGCTGCCGGATTTCAATGACCGCGATGCCTTGGTCACCCTGCTGATCCTGCCGCTGGCAGTTCAATGGTGGAGCGTGTGGTATCCTGGTGCTGAGCCGGGAGGCGGGGGATATATTGCCCAGCGGATGCTGGCCGCCAGATCGGAATCGGGTGCTGTCAGGGCCACGCTGCTTTTCAATGTAATGCACTATGCCCTGCGTCCCTGGCCCTGGATTCTGGTGGCTCTGGCATCACTCATCGTTTTTCCGGACCTTGCTTCGCTCCAGGCCAGGTTTCCAGATGCCGGGACTCAGTTTGTCAAGCACGACTTTGCCTATCCTGCCATGCTCAGCCTTTTGCCCGCCGGATTTCTGGGATTGGTTGTCGCTTCCCTGATAGCGGCTTATATGTCGACCATATCCACTCATCTGAACTGGGGTTCCTCCTACATCGTTCATGATTTCTACAGACGGTTTGTCAATCCCGAAGCCAGTGAACGGAAACTGGTGCTGGTCGGCAGGATTTCGACCCTTTTCCTCACGGCAGCCGCTCTGTTGTTTGCCCTTCTGCTGAGCAACGCCTTGCAGGCATTCAACATTGTTTTGCAGATCGGCGCCGGTACCGGCCTGATCTTTATCTTAAGGTGGTTCTGGTGGAGGATCAATGCTTACAGTGAGATCACTGCCATGATTGTTTCATTCGTAATGGCACTTTATTTCCAGTTTCTGCACCCCCTTACGGGATTACCCGAGCTGAGCACCTCGTTGCAGCTGGTGACAGGTGTTGCGGTCACTTCCCTCTCCTGGTTGGCAGTAACGTTTCTAACACCTCGGGTCGATAAAAGCACGCTACGTAATTTTTACCGGCTTGTTAGGCCGGGTGGGCCGGGATGGAAAAGGATCGTGAGGGATGCAGCAGCCGATGACGATCCTGTCGAACCTTCGGATCCCGCAAGATGGAATGTACCTGCCGGCATTCTGGCCATGTTCCTGGGGTGCATCTTTGTTTTCAGCCTGTTGTTCGCCACAGGAAACTGGATCTATTCGAATCCCGTTACGGCTGTTATCCTGACGCTGGTATCTGTGCTGTCCGGTTACGTGTTGTTTAGGGTCTGGCGGAAAATCATATAG
- a CDS encoding sugar phosphate nucleotidyltransferase, translating into MKPTLLIMAAGIGSRYGTLKQIDRIGPSGETILDYSVFDALRSGFERVVFIIRKDIEKDFREVIFDRLEKKIPVSYIFQELEDLPAGYTCPSGRVKPWGTGHAVWTARHHIHSPFCAINADDFYGLESFQHAVLFFKNQGHQGDYCLMGYLVRNTLSDYGSVTRGVCQVDQDDYLIGIEERFHILKAEKGILYRENDQDYPLDENTIVSMNMWGFTPSLFDFLDRGFREFLQENASLPKAEFLLPSVINDLLQRRLIKARVLKSNAIWFGLTYFEDKQKVIDTIRDLVGQGLYPASLWE; encoded by the coding sequence ATGAAACCTACCCTTCTGATCATGGCAGCCGGGATAGGCAGCCGCTACGGAACTCTGAAACAGATCGACCGAATTGGACCGTCAGGGGAAACGATCCTGGATTATTCCGTTTTTGATGCCCTCAGGTCTGGATTTGAACGTGTCGTCTTCATTATCAGAAAAGACATAGAAAAGGATTTCAGGGAGGTCATCTTTGACCGGCTGGAGAAGAAAATCCCTGTCAGCTACATCTTTCAGGAACTGGAGGACCTTCCTGCCGGTTACACATGTCCTTCCGGGCGTGTAAAGCCCTGGGGTACCGGCCATGCCGTCTGGACGGCACGTCACCATATCCATTCACCCTTCTGCGCCATCAATGCCGACGACTTCTATGGCCTGGAATCCTTTCAACATGCTGTCCTGTTTTTTAAAAATCAGGGCCATCAGGGAGATTATTGCCTGATGGGATACCTGGTCAGGAACACCCTCTCCGATTACGGATCGGTCACAAGGGGGGTGTGTCAGGTTGACCAGGACGATTACCTGATTGGGATCGAGGAACGGTTTCATATCCTGAAAGCCGAAAAGGGGATCCTTTACAGGGAAAATGATCAGGATTATCCTCTCGATGAGAACACCATTGTCTCGATGAATATGTGGGGATTTACCCCAAGCCTGTTTGACTTCCTTGACCGGGGATTCAGGGAATTTCTGCAGGAGAATGCCTCGCTGCCAAAGGCCGAATTTCTCTTACCCTCTGTCATCAACGACCTGCTGCAGCGCCGCCTGATCAAAGCCAGGGTATTGAAAAGCAATGCGATATGGTTTGGTCTGACCTATTTTGAGGATAAACAAAAAGTCATTGATACGATCAGGGACCTGGTCGGCCAGGGGCTTTATCCAGCATCCTTATGGGAGTGA
- a CDS encoding aminoglycoside phosphotransferase family protein: protein MGVTGKDIPSVFQQFACKGTFNEHHRYGSGHIHQTWLVETVESDAPDYILQKISSDVFRNIPALMENIRLVTTHLAEKGSPSLQLVTTSGHQPYYVDDQGDSWRLFVYIPDSLTLDHTDDPGRASEAGKAIGNFQYLLSDLNANLHETLPGFHDVEYRMEQFRKACREDPAGRCLSVQAERDRVEEWYQALAPFRETIALQRFPLRVIHNDTKLNNILFDREGKAICMIDLDTVMPGYVHYDVGDALRILSNTAAEDERDLSHVGLDLRILEAFLKGYLGEAVKFITPEERAWLPLAPLYMTFIIGLRFLTDHIQGDRYFHIRREGHNLDRARVQFAFARKLNAFQDRIWDGFFNVNISNPII from the coding sequence ATGGGAGTGACCGGGAAGGATATACCGTCCGTTTTTCAACAATTCGCCTGTAAAGGAACGTTTAACGAACACCATCGTTACGGATCCGGCCACATTCATCAAACATGGCTGGTGGAGACCGTTGAATCCGATGCACCGGATTATATCCTTCAAAAGATCAGCAGTGATGTTTTCAGGAATATCCCTGCACTGATGGAGAACATCCGGCTGGTGACGACCCATCTGGCTGAAAAAGGAAGCCCGTCACTGCAGCTGGTCACCACATCAGGCCACCAGCCTTATTATGTGGATGATCAGGGGGATAGCTGGCGATTGTTTGTCTATATTCCTGATAGCTTAACCCTTGATCATACCGATGATCCAGGCCGGGCATCTGAAGCAGGGAAAGCGATTGGAAATTTTCAGTACCTGCTGTCCGATCTGAACGCAAATTTGCACGAAACCCTTCCCGGATTCCACGATGTGGAATACAGGATGGAGCAGTTCAGGAAAGCCTGCCGTGAAGACCCTGCTGGCCGTTGCTTATCGGTTCAGGCGGAACGGGATCGTGTTGAGGAATGGTATCAGGCTCTGGCTCCTTTCCGGGAGACCATTGCCCTTCAACGGTTTCCGTTGCGTGTGATCCATAACGATACGAAACTGAACAATATTCTTTTCGACCGGGAGGGAAAGGCCATTTGCATGATTGACCTGGATACGGTCATGCCGGGCTATGTTCATTATGATGTTGGTGATGCCTTGCGGATCCTTTCCAACACGGCAGCGGAGGATGAGCGGGACCTGTCGCACGTCGGGCTGGACTTGAGGATCCTGGAAGCATTTCTGAAGGGTTATCTGGGAGAGGCCGTGAAGTTCATAACCCCGGAAGAAAGAGCGTGGCTGCCCCTGGCCCCTTTGTACATGACATTCATCATCGGACTGCGTTTTCTGACCGACCACATCCAGGGCGATCGCTATTTTCACATCCGCCGTGAAGGCCACAACCTTGACCGTGCCAGGGTGCAATTTGCCTTTGCCAGGAAGCTGAACGCTTTTCAGGATCGGATCTGGGATGGCTTCTTTAATGTAAATATTTCTAATCCAATAATTTAA
- a CDS encoding choice-of-anchor Q domain-containing protein, with protein MKRRIIISLFGSALLFFWMDLAGSSVIVQGEVSGTWSVDSVLVIGDILVPNSLQLVIQPGVKIIFQGSYSLRIEGSLLAQGTALNPIFFTASDTTGFSDDTVPDGGWRGVRFLNPFAFNDSSLFVHCCFNFGKAVSEVQPEGNGGAVCIVGFDRVRIEGCHFERNFASFNGGAIFLDHADVVIRDCFFHANVCGQPLDPWGYGGAICSDHSSPRVWGNHFEENSSTGTGGGIAMRFRDGTISNNEFTNNYSAIGGAVAILHMDTITRTNCNNLIYDNIAEYFGGGIANIDASPTWVNNTIAHNSAIYGGGFYCKDSVTPSLFNCILWGNVALSGYGNQVYLFEPYSQANFYYCDVQLGPDDFGGSGGVGGFYGAYENNEDLYPSFDMNGSLPYSLSGDSPCIDAGTTDTSGLQLPATDLSGSPRIWDDRIDMGSYEMLPFGSRPRHPEEHKTRLYPNPACDHFYLDPSEDLVRIEIYDMQGRQFHWVEGSPVNLPVDVGTLKDGCYQVVITMRTGAVGSAQLIIQRVK; from the coding sequence ATGAAGCGTAGGATCATCATTTCCCTTTTCGGATCCGCACTCCTCTTCTTCTGGATGGATCTGGCAGGCAGTTCGGTTATTGTGCAGGGTGAAGTATCCGGAACATGGTCTGTGGACTCGGTTCTTGTGATCGGGGATATCCTTGTTCCCAATAGCCTGCAACTTGTCATTCAGCCGGGCGTAAAGATCATTTTTCAGGGATCCTATTCCCTTAGGATTGAAGGTTCGCTTCTTGCTCAGGGGACAGCCCTGAATCCCATCTTTTTCACCGCAAGTGATACGACAGGTTTTTCGGATGATACGGTTCCTGACGGTGGATGGAGAGGTGTACGCTTTCTCAATCCTTTCGCGTTTAATGATTCATCTTTGTTTGTTCATTGCTGTTTCAACTTTGGAAAGGCAGTCTCTGAAGTGCAGCCTGAAGGGAATGGCGGAGCCGTATGTATCGTTGGCTTTGACAGAGTCAGGATCGAAGGGTGTCATTTTGAACGAAATTTTGCATCCTTCAACGGTGGGGCGATTTTTCTGGACCATGCGGATGTGGTGATCCGGGATTGTTTTTTCCATGCCAACGTATGTGGTCAACCACTGGATCCCTGGGGATACGGTGGAGCCATCTGTTCTGATCATTCATCACCACGGGTGTGGGGCAACCATTTCGAAGAGAACAGTTCAACCGGAACGGGCGGAGGCATTGCCATGCGTTTCAGGGATGGTACCATCAGCAATAATGAATTCACAAATAATTACAGCGCCATCGGCGGCGCTGTTGCCATCCTTCATATGGATACGATCACCCGAACCAACTGCAACAACCTGATCTATGACAACATAGCCGAGTACTTTGGCGGAGGGATCGCCAACATCGATGCCAGCCCCACCTGGGTCAATAACACCATTGCCCATAACAGCGCCATTTACGGCGGGGGTTTCTATTGCAAAGACTCCGTCACCCCCAGTCTATTTAACTGCATCCTGTGGGGGAATGTTGCCTTAAGTGGCTATGGGAACCAGGTATACCTATTTGAACCTTATTCGCAGGCCAATTTTTATTATTGCGACGTACAGCTTGGCCCTGACGATTTCGGAGGAAGCGGTGGTGTCGGAGGATTTTATGGTGCCTATGAAAATAACGAGGATCTCTATCCATCCTTTGACATGAACGGATCCTTACCGTATTCACTTTCGGGGGACTCACCCTGCATTGATGCGGGGACAACGGATACGAGCGGGTTGCAATTACCCGCGACCGACCTGTCAGGGAGCCCCAGAATCTGGGATGACCGTATCGACATGGGTTCGTATGAGATGCTTCCCTTCGGATCCCGTCCAAGGCATCCGGAAGAACACAAAACAAGGCTTTATCCTAATCCGGCCTGTGATCATTTTTATCTGGACCCATCTGAAGACCTTGTAAGGATTGAGATCTACGACATGCAGGGCAGACAATTCCATTGGGTTGAAGGTTCCCCTGTGAACCTGCCCGTGGACGTTGGTACACTGAAGGATGGCTGTTACCAGGTGGTCATTACGATGCGTACCGGAGCGGTTGGATCAGCCCAGTTAATCATCCAGCGAGTCAAGTAG
- a CDS encoding M14 family metallopeptidase — MKIKKLIPIFLTVIGSFMVIQNSQGQNAVSPAVESPSGFFGFQPGTDRELFNYEKLIDYLKVLDSGSDRLKLVEIGQSPMGRQMYIAFLSSAENIRDLERLREINRRLALDPDIPADELESMIRNGKVFVLATLSMHSNEVAPSQAAPLIAWDLVTTNDPRKLEWLGRVVWMMVPTHNPDGMDMMVEHYLKYSGTIHEGSTMPGVYHKYVGHDNNRDYITLSQNDTRAVSSIYSHDWFPQIMVDKHQMGPTGVRYFVPPPHDPIAENIDAGIWNWVGVFGSHMITDMTSDGLKGIAQRFLFDDYWPGSAETCKWKNVISFLTEGAGVQIASPIYIEPGELRVHGKGLSEYKKSINMPELWPGGWWRLSDLVSYEISSSYSILKTASNYDKSILKFRNELCQSEVKRGKTQAPYFYIIPLQQHDQGELVRLVNLLREHNISLYQLASDQEVQNSLYRKGDVVIPLSQAFRPFIKEVMERQYFPVRHYTPDGEIIRPYDITSWSLPLHRGIHAVEVNFPQQGLYEALEPISADFDLKGPSLVSYDKIILPVEHNESYALAFLANSLGLKTDRLTESVVVNETTCSPGGFVITKGTKMEQVLKEITTQPVYLTDSVKLPVKSFQIPRIALVESWFHDMDAGWTRFIFDQSHIPYQVIRPGDFEKTDLAKEYDVIVFPGEDKSILMTGKYKSGDEYIPTNYPPEFTKGMGDKGMEKLMTFLDNGGIIVSWGESTELFSGPLTIKRNETEKEDFKLPFRDISATLKEQKVFCPGSLLKVDLVRDHPLTAGVPSQIGVFSRGTPVFATQVPIFDMDRRVIASYAEKDILMSGYCENEEKLANQAVLIWLKKGKGQLVLFGFNPQFRASTQATYKLLFNALLLDSLDD, encoded by the coding sequence ATGAAAATAAAGAAACTTATTCCAATCTTTTTGACAGTCATTGGGTCATTCATGGTCATTCAGAACAGCCAGGGGCAGAATGCTGTTTCCCCTGCTGTTGAGTCGCCGTCCGGCTTTTTCGGTTTTCAACCGGGCACCGACCGGGAGCTGTTCAATTATGAGAAGCTCATCGATTATCTCAAGGTGCTTGACTCCGGCAGCGACAGGTTGAAGCTGGTGGAGATCGGGCAATCGCCCATGGGAAGACAGATGTACATTGCCTTCCTCTCTTCGGCTGAAAATATCCGTGACCTTGAACGGCTCCGGGAGATCAACCGGCGACTGGCGCTGGATCCGGATATTCCTGCCGATGAACTGGAATCCATGATCCGTAACGGAAAAGTGTTCGTCCTGGCCACCCTGTCGATGCATTCCAACGAGGTGGCCCCGTCCCAGGCAGCTCCCCTGATCGCCTGGGATCTGGTCACCACGAACGACCCCCGGAAACTGGAATGGCTCGGCCGCGTCGTCTGGATGATGGTACCCACCCATAATCCGGATGGAATGGATATGATGGTGGAACATTATCTGAAATACAGCGGAACCATCCATGAGGGCAGCACCATGCCCGGAGTTTACCATAAGTATGTGGGGCACGACAATAACCGTGATTATATCACTCTCAGCCAGAACGATACCAGGGCCGTTTCCTCCATTTACTCACACGACTGGTTCCCACAGATAATGGTTGATAAACACCAGATGGGACCAACCGGAGTCCGGTATTTCGTTCCGCCACCTCATGATCCTATAGCAGAAAACATCGATGCGGGTATATGGAACTGGGTCGGTGTTTTTGGTTCCCATATGATCACCGATATGACCTCCGACGGGCTGAAAGGGATCGCACAGCGGTTCCTGTTCGATGACTACTGGCCGGGATCGGCCGAAACATGCAAATGGAAAAATGTTATCTCATTTCTGACCGAAGGGGCCGGCGTCCAGATTGCCTCACCGATCTATATCGAACCCGGTGAACTCAGGGTACATGGAAAAGGCTTGTCCGAATATAAAAAAAGTATCAACATGCCTGAATTATGGCCCGGAGGATGGTGGCGCCTGAGCGATCTGGTCAGTTACGAGATCTCTTCCTCTTACTCAATCCTGAAAACAGCTTCCAATTATGACAAAAGCATATTGAAATTCAGAAATGAACTGTGCCAAAGCGAAGTGAAAAGAGGGAAGACACAGGCACCATATTTCTATATCATCCCTCTGCAGCAGCATGATCAGGGGGAACTGGTCAGGCTGGTGAACCTGCTTAGGGAACATAACATATCCCTCTATCAGCTTGCCAGCGACCAGGAAGTACAGAACTCCCTCTACAGAAAGGGGGATGTTGTCATACCGCTGTCGCAGGCATTTCGCCCCTTCATCAAGGAGGTCATGGAACGCCAGTATTTCCCTGTGCGGCATTATACTCCGGATGGCGAGATCATAAGACCATACGATATCACCTCCTGGTCACTGCCCCTTCACCGGGGAATCCATGCAGTTGAAGTAAACTTCCCTCAGCAAGGTCTTTATGAAGCACTTGAACCTATTTCAGCTGATTTTGACCTGAAAGGACCGTCTCTTGTATCCTACGATAAAATCATCCTTCCTGTTGAACATAATGAAAGCTATGCCCTGGCGTTTTTAGCTAACAGCCTGGGTTTAAAAACAGACAGGCTGACAGAATCCGTCGTGGTGAACGAAACAACCTGTTCCCCAGGTGGTTTTGTAATAACGAAAGGAACCAAAATGGAACAGGTGCTGAAAGAAATCACCACCCAACCCGTCTACCTTACCGACTCAGTCAAGCTTCCCGTCAAATCCTTCCAAATTCCCCGCATTGCACTCGTGGAATCCTGGTTTCATGACATGGATGCAGGCTGGACCCGTTTCATTTTCGACCAGTCCCATATTCCTTATCAGGTGATCCGGCCGGGAGATTTCGAGAAGACAGATCTTGCCAAAGAGTACGATGTCATTGTGTTTCCCGGTGAGGATAAGTCGATCCTGATGACGGGAAAATACAAATCAGGCGATGAGTACATTCCGACCAATTATCCTCCTGAGTTCACAAAAGGAATGGGTGACAAAGGGATGGAAAAACTGATGACATTCCTCGACAATGGGGGGATCATCGTTTCCTGGGGAGAATCAACCGAACTATTTTCAGGGCCGCTCACCATAAAACGCAATGAAACCGAAAAAGAAGACTTTAAGTTGCCTTTCAGGGATATTTCGGCCACATTAAAAGAGCAAAAAGTATTTTGCCCGGGCTCCTTGCTGAAAGTGGATCTGGTAAGGGATCATCCCCTGACTGCCGGGGTGCCGTCTCAGATTGGCGTATTTTCACGCGGAACTCCGGTATTTGCTACACAGGTACCCATTTTTGACATGGACCGCCGTGTGATCGCTTCCTATGCAGAAAAGGATATCCTGATGAGCGGATACTGCGAGAATGAAGAAAAACTGGCCAATCAGGCAGTACTGATCTGGTTAAAAAAGGGAAAAGGACAGCTGGTGCTTTTTGGCTTCAATCCTCAGTTCAGGGCTTCGACACAGGCGACGTACAAACTGCTGTTCAACGCATTGCTACTTGACTCGCTGGATGATTAA